Within the Dryobates pubescens isolate bDryPub1 chromosome 2, bDryPub1.pri, whole genome shotgun sequence genome, the region TCCATGCACATGAAGGAAGTCAGCCCAAAACATCCCCTACCTTCTGGTGCTCCCTGATGGCTCTGAAGCTTGGAGATTTCATGTGGTGGCCCCAGCAACCCAGCCAGTcattgctttctgcaggaagaccAGAAAAAGTCCATGACCAAGTACCCTGTCACCCACAATGCCCTCTcaagccaccagcaccccagctcctggggctaGCAGAAGCATACCAGCAATGCTGTACAGCAAAGCACAGGAAGTACTCCTACAGTGTACTGTGAAACTGCCAAActctgggctgtgagtgggATCCAGTTAACCATATGGTTCATATCCTTGCAGGCATGTGGGCAGACACAGGGTCAAGGGGATGGCTTTAATACCCCAGCACCCTGACTTCCCTGCTTTACAGCAGGTGAATGAAGCAGGTGGCTGGCCAGCAGATGGGCATGTAAGATTGCAAGACTTCCTAGGTGTTGCTCTGGCCAGCATGTCCCATTATAGTCTAAAAATGGTCTGAAGAGAGGTCTCTTGATATGCACAGGAGCCCTCTAAGTACTGCTGGGAGACCACACTCAAGAGTACAGGTCACAGCTGCAGATGCTCAGTgcttcctcagccttcccctACACATCTCTTCAGCAACAAGATCCCAACCCTGAGAACTCTCTGACTATGGTTAGAGAGGATGGATGCCTTCTCAGCCCCCGGGGACAGGGAACAACACTGCTGGAGTGCCACCAGATGAGTGCCAGCACCATCTAGAGGCACAGCTCAAGCAAGACAAAGCAAAGCTCTACCCCACGCACTGCCTCAACATCTAAGAGCCCAGGAGTAAGTCCGTGTGGTCCATGCCAGGAACAAGGCAAGAGGGAAATTGGGCCCTGCTAGGACTCACAGAGCTCAGATATTGTGGGTCAGACAGGCAGAAAGGTGAACCCAGCATCCTGCATTGACAAGCCTGtgttgctcctgctctgctgcttgctggcagtctgccttctcctggccatgggctAGAGGCAAGGGAGGACATGATGTGTCCAGTACTGCCAGCTTCCCACAACTTACTTTTGCTGACTCTGAAGTGGGACCTGCTGACGATTTGCTTCACTATGTTTGGCGTGACGGTGCACATTTTCCATcgcagcagcttcctctgctcccaAGGCAACTTTTCCACTAGGAAGGCAGAAGGataaagacagaaggaaaacaaacacaatgCCCCACATTTTGTACAGCTGCACCCAGGAGAATTCTTATGGTTTGCTGCATGGGTACCAGGCCTGTCGAGGAGGCCCCTTGCAGAAGACTCCATGGCTAAGGGAGATGCAGGATGCTGGAACATTTGGTGGCAGCCTGACTCATGCTacaggctgtgggagcagaCCTCATTTTATCCCAAGACCTTCGGGCCTCACAGCAGTGGCAGATCTCATCATCAGAAGAGTGTAGAGAAGGTACTGCCAACCAGCTCCCACATGTGTGCTGGCACCTCTGCCTGCTAACACACTGGCTGGACACTCTCACCCTGCCATGGCAACAGACCCTGGCTCACCTCTCTCATCCCAAGTACTGAAGTAGATGGTTGGTGGCACATTAGGGAATAAACTGCAGACAAGAGCTGGTTTGAGCACTTTCTCTTGATCTTCAGTGGGCTGAGCCAGACACTTGATGCAGTTCCTAGGAGATGAAGCAGCAGGCAGTTGGCTAAAATTGAGAAGTAGCACTGGGACAAAGGGGAAAGCCAGAAGGAGCCTTGATCCTGGTATCAAGAACATGCACCACTGCAATGTGCTAAGGCAAATGACCCTGTCTGCAGCAAAAAGGGGGTGAGCTTGCACTGAATGCACATGCCACGTAGCATGACTTCTGTGGGGGTTGTGTATTGCAAGGGCAAGGGGTTCAGTCTGTTTCGTAACAAACCCCAGGACTTAGTCCATGGGAACAAGGGGTGGAGGTTGCATACGCATATGTGATCTAGCTGTTGTAACCCTCTTTGGTTTGATGTGTTGCCAGGAAGAGGGCTGGAGTTTTACCAACTGCATGTACACCTTCTTACTACAGTGATCCCTAAGCCCTGGGAGGAAGGGTAGAATTTATAGCCTATCTGTTAAGGTTGTGATGATGCTAGAAGTACAGTTTAAAATGCACATCTATATTGAAATATCAGCCAGTGCAGTCAGGGGAAGAAACTACACCAGAGCAATCCACTAAGAAAcaaagagcaggaaaagaaaaagaaccacAGTACACTGATCTCAAACTCCCAGACCATCCCTTGCCTTGATGAAGGGACTGAGTATAGCTGGCAGCAAGGGGATTGGAGACCACAACAAGGGAATAAGAGGGGTTTTCCCAAGTCCCTGTAGAtgcttcctccccctgcccaatACTAGAATTGGTAATTTAAAGTTTGTTACTTGACAATAAATTGTATTGATTAATGTTCCTTGGCATAAAACTGGGTTTGCTCACAGCCTGAAGGCAGGAGACAGCTGCAAAGGCTTCAAGGCCagcccagagcacagcccaCACAGAGAAGTGGCCAATATCCCTCCCTCACACTCACAGCAGGCATTTGGCTCAAGCACTGCTTCCCTCCACCTGCCCCTAGAGGACAATCAGGCACTTCCTGCCATAAACAGCTGCTGGTCCAATTTATGTCACCTCTGCAGGACTTTcacacccagagccctgcaacaCCCTGAGGTTCAACTGCTGTGCGCAGAAAgccttcctcacctcctgccctcctgggcaggcagcaaagCCCAGGACAGCCCGAGTGCAAGAGGCAGCACAGCTAAGAACAGGTCCCACAAAGGTCTGCCAGAAGTCACAGAGGCAGGGCTCAGATGACTGCAGGCTGATCAATGCTCCACTGAGAAGCCTTTCCAAAAGCTAAAGAAAAACCCAGGCCTGGAGACTTGTTTCTAGGATGCAATGCTGAGACACAAGACCTCATGGATCTTTTGCAATCTCTGGACCAGGAGGCCTCCACTCTGCTTCACCTGCAAGGCAATGACACTGCAAGAGCACAGTTTAATACAGTAAAGTTAACCCAGTAACTGGCAGCAGAACTAAGGCCCCTGTTTTGCAGTGatggatgcaccctcagcactTTGCAAGCTGCTGTCAGTAGCTTTGGTGCACAGGGTGGCAAGGAAGCTCACTCTAGATGGGAAGCCTGCTGCTACCTTCACTCTATTCCCCCATATGCTACAGCTCTCCTCTGTGATGAGGGAGGCCAAAGACAGACAAGTTTGGACAAGGATGCCAATTTCAATGCACTATTTACAGCTACTCACCTGGACACAAGAGCCAGAGAGCCATGAGATGATGCACCAGTGACAGAGGAATCATCTGAGTCACCTGCAGGAGGGGACAGACTTAGGTTTTGTCTCCACAGGGAGTGAATGCACATGGAGTTAGAAAgggaagacaaaacaaaagaatACTGTGGAGGAcagacccttcccagctgccccaaATCTTTGGACCTTAGGTTTTGCCTACCAGTTGGTGGCATaaaaagcagggcagggagtggaGCTGACAGCCCTGCACTGAGAAAAGATGGGTAAGTTTTGGAGCAGGACAGTGGTGAGACCCAGCCTGTTCCCTATACAGTTCTTCTTTGCAGCTACATTGCTTTTGGATTCAGCACGATCTCTCAGCCATCCTAAAATGACAGTATGAATGTAAGACAGGAGGGCAactgtgctcagctccagctcccaaaCAGCCCTCATACTCTCCATCTCAAGGCATGGAGCACAATCCACCCCAGGGAACCAACACTCActgtcctcatcctcctcctgacTACAGCTCCCATCCAGGCCATCAGGAagttcttcttcttcctctgcttcatcCTGGGGATGGCTTGGCTCCAGCAGTGATTGCTCACCAGTGACACTAGGACAAAATTACATTAGAAGGAGGGTCAAAAGCTTTCCAGGGCCAAAAGACCCAGAAGAGCACTGGGGCAGCATTAGATAACATGGGCAGGGGAATGACAGCACTGTCTCCCCAGTTCTGATGTACAAGCACTTATCCTAAGCTAGCAACATGCAGTGGCCCCAGGGCACCTTGAGAAGGAATATTTTCCACAGTAGCCAGAAAGAGGCACAAGAACACCCTCTTtcagcaggagagcaggagctccATATCCAtgcaccctccctgtgctgcatcaGCTGTGCACTCCTTTAGGAACCCATGtctctgcccagggaagtcTTGCCGAACCTGGCTCAACAGCAGGCTTCACCCAACATATCTGCAGAGCCTGCCACAGCTGGCAGGGCCCCACAACTGCAGGGGGAGCAAGCTAGAAGTGCCACACAGCAAGTCCATGCTGTGAttgaagaagaaagcagaagggcTCAGAGCCACCCCAAGCAGCTGTGTCAAGCTGGGGATGGCAGGAAGGCTCCTGCCAGACCAGATGCCACAGATGGGCTTTGCTAAGGGATGCAGCCTATGGTTATACTTATGGCCACCCCAAAACACACCCCACGTGCATCCTCTGCCGTCGCACACAGACGCAACAGCCAGCCCagtccagcctgctgcagccttccctcctcctcctggctctaCTTACTTGAGCTTTCCcgggagcacagcctgggcctgtctctcctctttctccagtTGGATAGTGGACATCTGGGTTGTCACTTCAGAGATGGTAGCAAGGTGTGGAGGCTCTGATCTTGCCACCTGGTCCCCGCTGTGCGTGCTCGGCCGCCAGCAGTCGGTGCTGCGGTCAGGAGAGGCGGCGTGCGAGGCCGAGGGACGGGCGCGGGCACACTCGGCGTGCACAGCGGCACCGTCCCTGCCTGGAAGGCTCAGGTTACCATTAAGGCGATGGCTACCCAGCTCTGAATCCAGAGGAGCAATGGTTTCTTTTGGGGTAAGCTGTGCTGGGGTGTGCTGCCCCCACCCGCTGTTTGATTTGCACAGGCTGCCCACGTTCCTAAGGCCAGAGCTTTCAGCTTTGTGTccaaagctgctgtgtgtggcagTCTGTCCAGCTGGCTGATGTGCAGCCTCTGTGAAGCTGAGCtctgtctccttttctttcaccCTGTCCGTTTTCCTCTCAGCAACCTCCTGAGAGCACTGGTCCttcctgctgggcaccagggcAGAAGAGGGGACTGCAGTTTGCTCCAACACAAAGTTGCTGCTTTCCACTGCTCCGCTGaccaggctgccaggagagctgTCTCCACCTTCCCTGCAGTGGGGCCATAATGCAGCAGGAAAGCTGTGGGTGTTTCTCACCTTCTTTATCTCCAGTGACTGCAGCAAAGGCACTTTAGCACTGCTTGGCCGTAGGAAGGGGTTGGTATTGAGCACTGGTCTGTAGGGGCTAGAAGCCTGCTGATctgagctgagggcagagcctTTGACCCCAGGCCCAGAGTGCTCCTCCACcagtggaggcagcaggcagggctccatCAGCAAGGAAGACATCAGCCTTCCCGTGGCAGAGACAGTATCTGGAGGGCTTGGGAAAGGAAACCTGTAGGGTTTGGGTACAAGACAGAAGCGTTGGTAGAGTAGAGCACTCCTGCCCAGGTCCAAACAGGGCTGTACCAACTGCAGGCTCAGGAGGGTGTCTTTACCAGAGGGTGTGTGGCATAGCGACGGTGGGCACGCGAAGAAGGATTGCTGCAGAGGGATCCCTGAGGGCAGCAGGCTACAATCCTGGAAAGCATTCACATACTTCCTCTGTAAATTCCAGATAGGttttgcctgctgctgagcaaggtGCCAGGCCCTGTGTGGCCAAgttctccctgctgcaagggTACCTGACTCGAGCCTGATGGTAGTCTCCTGTCTGGGGCCCAGGTTAGCAtactctgctcctgcagaggcCATGTGGAGTCACAGCACATGAGGCATGAGCACATCAGTCATGCACAGCAGCATCTTTGTTGGCCTGAAACAAGACGACAGCATGAAAGGTGCTGTTACCCTGGTAGAGCAAAGCACCCTGCCCAGTGCCCTAGGAGAGAAGCAGGGTGAGGTGCTTTCCCTGCAGGATAAAATAACACATCTCCAtctgctgagctctccaggAGCCTCCTGGGACCAAGTCAAAGGAAGAGCTGGCATCTCACAGGAAACTAAGGAATGCAAAGGACAACTTAGAGAGAGTGCTGAGGAAAGTGCCACCTGCAGGAAAGCTTGTACCCTGCAAATGTGCAGGGATGCCTGGCTGCGAGCCAGGGctacagggcagcagccccagcacagcagccccagataagggaaagagaaaacaaaccatgTTCTGCTTTAACACATGCAGGGAGGGGTCCTGGATACAGCTATGACCGCAGTTTGCATCCCAAGCAGGCTGGGAGGCTCGCTCTGCCACCTGCCAGCTCTCACAGGCTTGCATgtttcaaaaaaataaaaggtaagCAGAACATCAACCATCACCTTCTGAGTTTTCTTGCAGTACACTCTCCTTTCTCACCTGCAAATCGACCCTTGGGTCCAGCTGTTTAAGTGCTGCTAGAAGTCCCCAGGATTTCTCTGCAGCACCGTACCCACCACAGGGCTCAGTCAGACAGACCTATATGCCGCAAAGACCTGCACCTGACAGACCCTCTCAGTTTGTGAATCAGGCCCCTAGGTCAGCAGCATGCCAACCAGAGGCTGTGTGAGGTGGGAACGCCTCACACCCATTGGAGCTATACAAACCtcaaggagagctgctgccctgccatgcTTTGCAAGGAAGTGTGGAAAGGGTCAGGTTTGCTCCATACCCATGGCTGCACTGCTCATTAGTGCTTGTACAGTTTCAaagagcagtgaggagcagtAGCATCTCTCTgtgagctgcagtgcagagaagctgagctctgaggaagGGAATCCCACAGGCTGTACACAACTGAGCCACTATCCAACTGCCATCTGATCCGCGCCCAGGAGCACACCCAGCCGTGTTGTGACATTCACGACGATTAACACAGGGCAAAAAGCCTGTGGCTCAGAAGCCATCACCTGCCCAGCTCAAGTTTCCCCCAGTAAACAAGCAAGTGAAACTTGGCTTCCACATGCCACTCCCCTAGATGTGCCCAGGTCACAAGCATGCTTGAATCACAAAGTGTCCCGAGCACACCAGCGGAGGTAGGTGAAAAAAGCAACATAAAAATACAAGGAGGTAAAGGAAAGTGTCCCCAGTGTCACTGCCTAGGGGAGGCTGTCACTGCAGAAATACCacgggcactgccagctcagtcATGGCCTACTCTCACCTAGCTGTTAATGACCTTGCAAACCCAGCCTGCAGTGAAAGCCACCTGTGCCTCATCTCCACCCGGCTTTACAACTAGCAGTGGATCACCCTGCTATAAAAAGTGATTTGGCTTAATGAAGTTGTAACAAGGGACACGAATCCTACACTC harbors:
- the TTLL4 gene encoding LOW QUALITY PROTEIN: tubulin monoglutamylase TTLL4 (The sequence of the model RefSeq protein was modified relative to this genomic sequence to represent the inferred CDS: substituted 1 base at 1 genomic stop codon), with product MPALPLTWSQEAPGELSRWRCVILSCRESTSPCFSPRALGRVLCSTRVTAPFMLSSCFRPTKMLLCMTDVLMPHVLXLHMASAGAEYANLGPRQETTIRLESGTLAAGRTWPHRAWHLAQQQAKPIWNLQRKYVNAFQDCSLLPSGIPLQQSFFACPPSLCHTPSGKDTLLSLQLVQPCLDLGRSALLYQRFCLVPKPYRFPFPSPPDTVSATGRLMSSLLMEPCLLPPLVEEHSGPGVKGSALSSDQQASSPYRPVLNTNPFLRPSSAKVPLLQSLEIKKVRNTHSFPAALWPHCREGGDSSPGSLVSGAVESSNFVLEQTAVPSSALVPSRKDQCSQEVAERKTDRVKEKETELSFTEAAHQPAGQTATHSSFGHKAESSGLRNVGSLCKSNSGWGQHTPAQLTPKETIAPLDSELGSHRLNGNLSLPGRDGAAVHAECARARPSASHAASPDRSTDCWRPSTHSGDQVARSEPPHLATISEVTTQMSTIQLEKEERQAQAVLPGKLNVTGEQSLLEPSHPQDEAEEEEELPDGLDGSCSQEEDEDSDSDDSSVTGASSHGSLALVSRNCIKCLAQPTEDQEKVLKPALVCSLFPNVPPTIYFSTWDERVEKLPWEQRKLLRWKMCTVTPNIVKQIVSRSHFRVSKKSNDWLGCWGHHMKSPSFRAIREHQKLNHFPGSFQIGRKDRLWRNLLKMQARCGKKEFNFFPQSFILPQDIKLLRKVWEEGASRQKWIVKPPASARGIGIQVIHKWSQLPKRRPLLVQRYLHKPYLIGGKKFDLRIYVYVTCYDPLRVYLFKDGLVRFASCKYSSSMKSLSNKFVHLTNYSVNKKNTEYKSNPDETACQGHKWALKALWSYLTQKGVNSEVIWEKIKDIVIKTIIASEPYVNSLVKMYVRRPYCCHELFGFDIMLDENLKPWILEVNISPSLHSNSPLDVSIKGQMIRDLLNLAGFVLPSTDSVASRPQVTKSDSTCSLGGALKEKPKAASEHFLAEKMKKAYYLMQKIPDQDFYSSVLDILTPDDVRTLVETEDEYSRRGQFERVFPTHISMRYLRFFEQPRYFNILVTQWELKYYLNKHKGLELLKNWCIKGYHTGAGTDLARTWSLPKSFLLQKSSIQSNGFSKLELGKLGTLLPSASEDLTRCPEPSPTPSLPLNKYTGGENQKPTGCLLDTTLVM